TTATTATAATGAGCATCGGAGTTCATATCTGAATAAAAATTGATATTTGGTATTAATTTAGTAATAGTTTCCTTCGTTATTACTTGACTTTTAGATAAAAAAGCTAACATTTGTAAATTATTTAAACAAAACCGATAATCACCAGTTGAATGTTTAACTAGAATTTTAATATTTTCATCATCAATTTGCAGATTAGAAAAATTGGACTTAATTACCTTCTTAATACCGTTGAAAACCTCTTCTTCACTCAGTTTGTTGAATTGCAATATTTGCATCCTACTTCTTAGCGCCGGAACAATTCTAAAATATGGATTTTCGGTAGTTGTTGCATAAATTGTCACGCGGTCAAATTCAAGATAAGAAAGCAATATATCTTGCAAATTCTTATTCAATCTGTGTATTTCGTCAATAATAACAATTTGATTGGAGCTAATTTTGTCAATCAAATCAACTTTTGAATCAATACTCGCATTGAAAATATCATATTTAAGACCTAAATCATTAGCTAATGCAATAGCGCACGAAGTTTTCCCTGTTCCCGATTCGCCATAAAATATAAAAGATGTTTTTAGCTTATTTTCAACTATTTCTTTTAATAAGTTAACGTTATTTTGTTGTCCGATGATATCATCAAGTGTTTGTGGTCTTAATTCATTAGCTAAATTATTCATAATATATATTTTAGTTCAAACTCTCAAAAAAAATCACATATTTCAAAAATTCCCAAAATATATAAAATAAAATATAGGTTGGTGTTGAAATTCCTTTGATTTCTCACAAAATAAGAAAAAACACAGATAGTTCTCCGTGTTTTTTTGTCTTCAATTAAATATTGAATTATTTTTCAACGTCCTCTTCAGTAAATTCTTGATTATTTTCACCTTGTTTTTGCATTTGTTGAGCAATAAATTCAAAAGCTTTATCAATTTCATCAAGTTTATTTTTTAGCTCATCGTATGATTTTGATTCTAGAAGTTTTTGCAACTCATCAATTTTTTCTTGTGTTTGTTTTTGTTGTTCTTCATTAATTTTATCTTTATTCTCTTCAAGAGATTGTTTCATTTTGCTAATTAACGATTCTGCACGAACTTCTGTTTCAATTTCTTGTGCTCTTTTTTCGTCTGCCTCTCGGTTTGCTTCAGCGTCTTTCAGCATTTTTTCAATTTCTTCATCACTTATTTTCGATGAATTTTTAATAACTAATGT
The Mycoplasmopsis californica genome window above contains:
- a CDS encoding replication-associated recombination protein A, which translates into the protein MNNLANELRPQTLDDIIGQQNNVNLLKEIVENKLKTSFIFYGESGTGKTSCAIALANDLGLKYDIFNASIDSKVDLIDKISSNQIVIIDEIHRLNKNLQDILLSYLEFDRVTIYATTTENPYFRIVPALRSRMQILQFNKLSEEEVFNGIKKVIKSNFSNLQIDDENIKILVKHSTGDYRFCLNNLQMLAFLSKSQVITKETITKLIPNINFYSDMNSDAHYNNLSAFHKSMRGSDVDAALYWGALILKTGDYQGLFRRISAVVYEDIGLADPNAALRVEAALNAVERLGFPEANLPIFYLISFIALSPKSNSTYLAMQNVQKFIDEGNIYDVPMHLRESHYASASNLGHGIGYKYPHNYPNHWTKQAYLPKNIQNIEFFTPAQNDLEKVKTYYQQIKSWKEKNDKN